The Marasmius oreades isolate 03SP1 chromosome 11, whole genome shotgun sequence genomic sequence CATTCGAGCTTGATGAAAACGGCGCCTCTGCTTCTGGTCTGTCCTCAGTACAGCCCCCTTCGAATCGACCCCGCCTTGAGACCTAAACCAATTCTCATTACCATCACCCGCCCCCACCTTGTTCTTACTCTCCATATtcccctcctcttcctgtACCATACACTTCCCCCTTCTATGCTTACCCACCTTCGTGGCCCTCCTCCAGTGTTATACCTTAGACCACCCTCTAGAACCAGATAGGTCTTAAAAATGTAATATACTTTCTACAGTAATATTGCACTTCTTGAttcaccctcggacactctccgagacTACTTACTACAGCTACACAGGCAACCCTTCGATGATGCTTTCTACCAAAAACGTGCATGATACAATGTACAAACCCAGATTTGATACAATATAAACAATAAATGCAAATTTTGTGTATGTTGATCTATGACCCACAATGTATCAAATTTTGTTCAAATTTTGTGTAAGTTTCAGCAGAATACAGAAAGTATATAGATAGAAATTCAGCTTTTATTTACCTTGATGTTAAAGATAGGATGTATCAAATGTTTCCCCAAATATTGTGTATATTTACGGAAAATACATTTAACATGTAAATAAAGTTTACACGATGCGCAAAGCTGGCAGAATGATCATGGTGTCAAACGTCACGCGTCCGCTGCCCCCGCCGTCGCCGTATGGTGGTCGGATTGAGCATAAGGCGCACGATTTGAACTCGAACTTGGATGAAGCGGCGTTAATCGTATAGTCGTAAAGTCAACGTTTTCTGAGATTTAATCTTCTTTAATTTATCGTACTGTATGTTTGCAACGAATCGTGATTGAACTTACCATTTTCTGAATGCGTCTCCGAGATGGCCTACATAATTTGATATCAGGTGGGCGTGTTGCTTATGtcaggttttttttttttctttttttctgcaGATTTACGTGTTACAAGCCATCTAGTGCTAAGACACACGGGCGCGCTCGTCAGAGCGCTGCCAGTCCTTCTCCTTATATTCTACTCTGCCCAAACTGTAGGTGGGCTCGTGGTCTCTTGGTTGTGTAGCTGTTGGTATTGTTGTCGTGTGTAGGTGTTGGTATTGTTGTCGTGTGTAGGTGTTGGTATTGTTGTCATGTGTAGGTGTTGGTATTGTTGTCGTGTGTAGGTGTTTTGTATGATAGTTGGCGTGCCTTACGGGGGCGTGTCGCAGTCATTGATAAGGCATAATGCATGAGGAAAGAAATGGAGAAAAGGGGGCATATGATGTGGTCGATCTGGGGGGCATGAGCGTTGGCGTTGTCGGTGCCTGGATAAAGGTTTGGCGGTGCTGATCGAGTTGGTCTGAGTGCCGTGTCAGCCCTCCCCTCGTGGTTCGTCTGTGTATGTGCCCATGAAATCTTCCAGCACAGGCTTATGTCAGGTTCAACTTTTCTGTTCTCACTATGTCGTCCCAAGACAACCTCCCGCAATTATGCGCTTTCAGGCCTCCATCTACAAGAAGAAACATAGCCAACTCGTCAAGTCGCAAAATGTCGATCAATTCTCAATCAAGTCACTTCTTCAAGGCCGGCAAGTGCCCGTTCCGTGCATCCAAACATTCAAGACACACCTTCATCTCAACGCCTCAAACTTCAAGCTCTCAAGCAAATCTCAAGTGACAAGCTTCAAAGACCATCTATTTCAAGTCTTCAAAACTTCAACGCCTCAACCCCCTGAGTCTTCCAAAGTCGGGCCAGGCTCAAACAGCTCAAGACCTCGACGTTCAAcatttcaacgtttcaaccgtccgcggtttctctttttggGGCATCGGGCAATCAGAGAGATCGGGTACAGCAGCTGTATCTCGATGTGAGTCACCCACTGTCTTTATTCTAACGACTGTTGCTGATACGTCGTCTTTTCATCTATAGGCATCCGCTACTTTCAATGTGTTCGTGTCTGCTTGACGAGAGGTAGACAAAGGGGGTTTGAAGTTCATAGTTCATCACACATCTGTATTCTTTCCTGCTACAGCTATACAAGAGTTCTTTGTTATCTACTGTACTGGAACCCCAGCAGCGAGAACAATTTGGGTAGTATAGGGTAAAGGGTATGGACCGGCAAACCGGATGCTGAACGGCGAACGCGGTGCCCACAGGAATGGTAGTACATGGTATATAATATTTGATATAATATACTAAATTTTCTTGTTTGGACCTCGTTCATTTTtcaagaaagttccacaaaatTTTAATTCATTGGCACATTGTGACTATGTAAAATACATGGATAGAATTTCATAGAATGGCTAGCTGTGtatcctaaaatcctcaCAAAAAACAGGTTAACATTTTGAGCACTAGTACAATACTCTagtcaaatttttgatacggaaaggtgtgtggaagtggtactcgaaaatgttgcatatccctacaCAGAATACTACTTTTCTTCAGACACCTTTTCTTCAGAGATACGGATTGAAGAAGAAACTTTGGCGCGTTATAGGGGCGTCCGAAGTTAATCCGAAGACTCCGACTGGACCGAGTGGCGCTGTTTGCAGCTGACGTGATGCCCATGAATCACGTCTCGGAGCCGCATTGGGGAAAGTTGCATGACCTGTCACTCGTCACGACGCGCCTGTCCGagaccaccatcatcttcctATAGATCTAGAGGGCTTCTCCCCCACCAATGAAGGACACAACGTCCTCCCACATAGTTTCTCTTCGTTCCCTTACTGCGTCGAATCATTGGGGAACTAGTACGACCTACCGTCCTGCTTTgaatctacgcaaggtcgcCCACTTGATCCGCCAATATCACGATGACACCGACGACGCGTCCGTTCCCGAGCCAGAGACTACTGGAAAGGGCAAAAAACGTGCCAGGTCCCCGTCTTCAGACGAGACATGTGATAGAAAAAGATTGAAGACTATCTCTGGGGTATCCGCGACTCACGATGGTCCCAACCAAAATAACCCCTATCCAATCCCGTTCATGAAGTACCCACTGTTTTCCGGTTGGAAGCCTACAAGTCCAGTCCGCAGTTCTCCCGACGGGCCAATTCACTCTGTCCCTGTATTTCACCACGTCTTTGACATCCAATTTTCTAATATCGTTGCCGAAGATGTCACTGCTGCACAACCTCTGACCGACGACTGGTTGGCAGAAGAGGAATGGTTTGCCAAGGAATTGGATAAACAGTTTGGGACCGTGTCGGaacctctttttcttgagcTCGGGGATGTTTACTTCTCGAAGTATAGAAACTGGACACTCGTTCTGTCGGAAAATGGGGGCGAACCGGAGGAAGGGGAGGCATGCTTTGAATGGCTTTCGTTGCTACCTGCCTACAACCCCGACAACATAGACGCAAACGAATATGAGCTCTCTTCCCCAGAAATAGAGGAACTTCTTCCAGCCATCCTCGTTCTTCAGCAAAATGATCGAGCCCATATAACTGGTTTCGCCAAGTTGGCGATACTACCGCACAAGGAAATTCCTTTCAGCCTCCAGATCGATCTGacagtttctcttttgactccCACCATCTTTAAGTCACCGACCGTTTCGTACAAGGTCCAACGTACCCTTATCGAAGACACCCAACGACGGTTCTTACATTTCTTGTATCCTCCCTCCCCACCGCCCAGTTCCTTCAAGGGATGCAACAACGTGGCTTTTTATTACTCTGTCATGAGGCCTGCGCCGGAGTTGCTCACAAAGGATGCGGAAGCGGCGATGCAGCCTGATGGGTTGCTCTCGACGGTGTTGCTGCCCTTCCAGCGTCGTACCGTCGGATGGATGTTGGAACGCGAAGGGATGGATGTGTTGGAAGATGGTAGGATTCAGCCCAGTGAGACTCCGAAGGACTTTGACTTTTGGTATCGTGCTGAAGAAGAGGGGGGTCATGTTTGGTATTTTAACCGTTTGACGAGGATGATTTCGGAAGAGCGACCGAGGAGGTGTCCTGCTTATGGGGGGATACTGGCTGAGGAGCCGGGGTTGGGGAAGACTGTGGAAACGATCGCGCTTATTTCGTTGAATCCAGCGCCTAGTGATAGACAGCCTAGCATGATGCGGTGGGATCCTGAGTCACAGGTTGCTGTTAAGGCAATAAAGGTGTGTTTCTTGAGGCATAGCGAGAACGTCAAATTCACCTCCTTTTTTTTCATAGTCAACGTTGATTGTTACACCTCAAGCGTTGCAATCGCAGTGGATCGACGAACTGAAAGCTCATGCTCCGCACCTCAAGGTTCTCGTATATGATGGGTGGCTCAAGATTAACCTCCCTGTGACCTCGACGCAAATAGAGAAGGCGAAAGAGATAATGGCCCAGACGAAGCGAAAGGTAGAGAAGAAGGCTGCTCGACCTGCTACGAAGGCAGCGGCCACTGCCAAAATCAAGGGCAAAGGAAAGCGAGGCACAAGTAACGAGGAGAACGCAGCTCCCGGACCTTCAGATCAAGACGTGGAAGAGGAGGTATTGGATTGGTACACCTATGCCCACTCCTTCGATGTCGTTATCACCACGTACAATGTGTTACAATCCGACCTTAACGTCGCAAGACTTCCTCCTGCGCGTCCACGTCGCACTGGGGTAAGCTACGCTAATATTGAGCGTCAGAGGAGTCCACTTGTCATGTGCGAGTGGTATAGAGTTATTATGGATGAAGTACAGATGGCGGGTGGGGGGAAGATAGAGTGCGTTTTCGTACCAACCTTGTTTTTTTTGCTTGACCTGATGGTTTTATTTTCATTGAAGAGATATGGTCTCACTGATTCCTCGTCGGACTTCATTCGCTGTGTCAGGAACACCAGCTCGAACACAAGTTGCTGACCTCATCCATGTTTTGAGGTGGGATTTAACTTTTTTTCCCCGGAAGAATGCTAACTTGTGGCCGAACATAAAGGTTCTTGCGAGTTAGTGACTACATTGGGCCGCAACGCCTGTGGAACCGCCTTCTCCGTCCGGGTTACGCGGGAGAGTTTGCAGACTTCTTTGGTCATTACTCTGTTCGGTAAATTTCCCTCATTCCTTCTTCAACCTCTCCAACAATAACCTGATAAACTATTTTCATGATGCACACATCTAGGACTGTTAAGAAGGCCGTATCTGAGGAGTTGACTATTCCTCAGCAAACTCGTTATTTAGTCAGCATAGAGATGGGTCGTGTTGAACGCCATGTTAGTTATTGTTCCCTGTTCTCAACTTGTATGACTTCGCTAACTGCGGTTTTTTCAGGTTTATGATCAAGCACTTGAAATGAGTCTGGCCGAGCTTGGTCTCGATGCGCGAGGTGTAGCGGCTTCGCAAGGTTGGGACGTTGATGGAGCTATATTAAGGCAGGCTATTCGCCGTCTTCGCGCTATTTGTACCCATCCTCaggtatatatatatattgcCATCATTGATATACTTACGTATGTATTCGCTTTCAGGTCGGCCAACTCGTCAAACCGAACGATAAACAGCATAAAAATGGTACTTTAAAGTCCATGGCCGATGTTCTTGAGGTTCGCTAGCGCACGATTTTTGTTCTTCACATTGTGTCAGGCTGATTCATGGTTTTTCGGTTAGACAATGAAAGACCAAAATTGGCGTATCTTGATGGAGGATGTCAAGTCAAAGGTCCGTTTTTTATATAGCAACAACTTTCTCAATGAAAACTGATAGTGCGATACCAGATTCAAGTTAGAATCAAGATAGCTCAACTACAGATGCTCGACGCAGCAGCACGAAACCGGTATCAAGTCGTGGTCGAAACCCTTCAGGTTGCGGAGCAAGAGACCAAGAAATTAATCGAAGATATCGAGTTGGCCCTCACCCAGCATCGCGCTCAAGGAGAGATACTCAAGAATGAGGCTGCTGCACAACGGGAATTGCGTGCTCAAGCTCGGTCAGACCAGGGGGATAAGGACAAGCAGAGGGCAGTGTCACCACTCATTTccgatgatgaagatgatgacgatgacgatgacgaccaCGACGAAGATGAGGGCGACAAAGCTCTCCCTCGTACTGAGGCTGGGAAAGAGTACAAGGCTAAGCGGTCCACCTTCAAGAGCAGGTTGCGAGAAGCCCGTTTTGTTCTTCATAGGGTTAAGCTCCTTCAGGGTGATGCATATCACAATCTTGGCCCATTACATTCAGATCAGGAGAATGCTGCCTATGCAGCTGCAGAACAAATTCGTAGAACTCTTTTGAAAAGTATGGTTTTGTTGATAATTGTCTAGTGCGGAGAAACTGATTGTTTTTATTTCTAAGCCACTGAAATGGGGGCAAAGAAGGGCATGCAACAATTAGCACTGGATGCTACAAGTACAGGAGTCAACGAACAAGAGTTGCTCATTCCCGTTCCTTTCTTTGAGCAAGGGGGTATACGTTCGGCTGAAATGGCAAGTTTTTCAGAATATCGAGTATTAAACTGTTACTCTTACTCATTGTTACAATAGATCGAGGAACTTCATGAAATCATTGAGAACGTTCTAAATGAACAGTCTACTCTTCTTTGGGAATGGAGAACCGAGATATACAAGCTTCTCACTCAGAGATTGAACGGCGACGGGggcgacgatgacgacgctGATGGGCAAGAGTACGAGCGTAACCTCAATAACCAAGGCGAAGCCGAAACATATATGCAGGCTTATTCAGCCCTTCTTGCTGACAGACGTCAGGCATTGATGAACGAGCGAACGTTGCTGGCCGCGCACGACGTAAGGTGTGCATCCCTCTGGTTCTCCGTGTTAGTTGTATAGCCCTGCTCACTGGGTGACGTGTGTAGAGAGAAGAAGTCCAGAAACACCAAAGCTGCTCAGAACGCGCTTGCGTCCGCTGAAACCCTGGATCTACCGGAAGACGCTCTTGAAGAGATGCGGCCGCAAGATCAAGTTCTTCTTAAGCAATTGTCTGATCAACGCAAAGAGCTTCTCATGGATCTTGACGGAAGAGCGGTCAAAACCGTGGGTTTAAAGcaatttcttctctttttgcTTCATGGGAAACTCAGTATACGTTATCTTTTTCAAGATCATGGTGCAACTCAGCGGTGCCCTTGGGAGAATAACGAAAGATGACGATCCTGAGAAAGTCTTATTGAAACAAACAATTACAGAAGTTCGGAGGCTAATCCAATCACAACGTACGTCTCGCTCGACGGAGTTAAAGCGAAAGGCAAATCCTAACCCCTTTCATTCACTTAGAGTCGATGATGGATAAACTCGATGCCGATTTATCTCTTTTCCGCAAGGCTTTCAATCATAGGGTATTGTACTTCCGACAGCTCCAAGAAATCTCAGACTCCGTGGCAGAAGTCGAGTTCGAAGGGTCTCGTTTAGACGCGCTGCATAACGCTCAGGATGATGTGACAATTCTCGATGGGAAGATTAACACGAATCGTGCGCGTCAACGTTATCTCGAAAACTTGGCGTCCCTAGGCGGACaagacgacgaggaggaTGAACGATGTTGTATTCTTTGTCGATGTGAATTTGAGCGAGGGTTCATTACACCATGGTCAGCATCCTTTTTCGATGCCATCTCCCCGAGTACAGATGATTTAgacgcttttcttctccttcttatAGTGCACATGTGTTTTGCGAAGGCTGCTTGAAGGCTTGGACACGAAGGAAGGAGGGTAAAACGTGCCCCGTCTGTCGGTAAGTTACTTTCGCTGTGGGCCCTTGGCACTAGATTCACCATCGACATCAGTGTCCCTATTGACGCTGATACACTACAACGGTTTACTTTGAATGGCCCCGAAAACCCACCGCAAAAGGTTCTCAATGAAAACCCACGGCAAAAGATTGTCAACGGAGAAATGGTCCCGCGAAGTCGAAGACAAATTACCTACAATATGATAGGTGCTTTTGGCATTCGGATGTCCGTATCCCTTGTTGCTTACAGCTTCTTCTAGATCCTAAATTGTTCAAGAAGATTCAAAAGATCGATGCTTTTGGTGATTTTGGTAACAAGATTCAGAGTCTTGTCCGCCATCTGCTGTACCTTCAACAAAATGACCCCGGATCGAAGAGTATCGTCTTCTCTGCATGGGCTGATTCTTTGACCAGTTTGTGTTTCTTGATGTCTCAAAACAACTTCACGTTCCGGCTAACCTACGTTCTTGTCAAGTCGTTCAGCAAGCCCTGATCCAGAATGGTATGTTCGTAAATGAGGTCAGCATACCAGTTCATGCTTGAACTTTTTTTAAAATTAGGCATACAATCTATCCGTATCGACCGTGGTGTACGGGGAGAAGGCCCGGTGAAGAGATTCAAGACAAACCCAGAGATACTAGTTCTTCTGCTGCACGGGTCAGTAGTATAATCTACACCTCAAAATAAATAAGCTGATCCTTCTGTGCAGTGAACGAGAGAACGCTGGTTTGAACATTACCTGCGCTTCTCGGGTATTCCTGTTGGAGAGTGTTGTGCACCATGGTTTCGAGGTGCAAGGTCAGTCCGATCCTTATCGGTGATGCTATCGGTCTTATAGTTTGAATCAGCGATTGCAAGGATTGACAGAATGGGTCAAACTCGTCCTACGGAAGGTATGAGTGGTCGTCTCAGTTCCATATTAACTGCTGACATTGACTTCAATCCAGTGTATTGCTACTATGCAGAAGGTAAGCCAGTCAAGGACCTACCTATATTTCCCATATACTCAAGCTAACGAATACCGACCAGACACCGTAGAGCGGAATATCCTGGACTTGGCCGTGCGACAAGGCCTCTCGCTGTACACCAAGGAAAA encodes the following:
- a CDS encoding uncharacterized protein (BUSCO:EOG09260OE9), yielding MKDTTSSHIVSLRSLTASNHWGTSTTYRPALNLRKVAHLIRQYHDDTDDASVPEPETTGKGKKRARSPSSDETCDRKRLKTISGVSATHDGPNQNNPYPIPFMKYPLFSGWKPTSPVRSSPDGPIHSVPVFHHVFDIQFSNIVAEDVTAAQPLTDDWLAEEEWFAKELDKQFGTVSEPLFLELGDVYFSKYRNWTLVLSENGGEPEEGEACFEWLSLLPAYNPDNIDANEYELSSPEIEELLPAILVLQQNDRAHITGFAKLAILPHKEIPFSLQIDLTVSLLTPTIFKSPTVSYKVQRTLIEDTQRRFLHFLYPPSPPPSSFKGCNNVAFYYSVMRPAPELLTKDAEAAMQPDGLLSTVLLPFQRRTVGWMLEREGMDVLEDGRIQPSETPKDFDFWYRAEEEGGHVWYFNRLTRMISEERPRRCPAYGGILAEEPGLGKTVETIALISLNPAPSDRQPSMMRWDPESQVAVKAIKSTLIVTPQALQSQWIDELKAHAPHLKVLVYDGWLKINLPVTSTQIEKAKEIMAQTKRKVEKKAARPATKAAATAKIKGKGKRGTSNEENAAPGPSDQDVEEEVLDWYTYAHSFDVVITTYNVLQSDLNVARLPPARPRRTGVSYANIERQRSPLVMCEWYRVIMDEVQMAGGGKIEDMVSLIPRRTSFAVSGTPARTQVADLIHVLRFLRVSDYIGPQRLWNRLLRPGYAGEFADFFGHYSVRTVKKAVSEELTIPQQTRYLVSIEMGRVERHVYDQALEMSLAELGLDARGVAASQGWDVDGAILRQAIRRLRAICTHPQVGQLVKPNDKQHKNGTLKSMADVLETMKDQNWRILMEDVKSKIQVRIKIAQLQMLDAAARNRYQVVVETLQVAEQETKKLIEDIELALTQHRAQGEILKNEAAAQRELRAQARSDQGDKDKQRAVSPLISDDEDDDDDDDDHDEDEGDKALPRTEAGKEYKAKRSTFKSRLREARFVLHRVKLLQGDAYHNLGPLHSDQENAAYAAAEQIRRTLLKTTEMGAKKGMQQLALDATSTGVNEQELLIPVPFFEQGGIRSAEMIEELHEIIENVLNEQSTLLWEWRTEIYKLLTQRLNGDGGDDDDADGQEYERNLNNQGEAETYMQAYSALLADRRQALMNERTLLAAHDVREKKSRNTKAAQNALASAETLDLPEDALEEMRPQDQVLLKQLSDQRKELLMDLDGRAVKTIMVQLSGALGRITKDDDPEKVLLKQTITEVRRLIQSQQSMMDKLDADLSLFRKAFNHRVLYFRQLQEISDSVAEVEFEGSRLDALHNAQDDVTILDGKINTNRARQRYLENLASLGGQDDEEDERCCILCRCEFERGFITPCAHVFCEGCLKAWTRRKEGKTCPVCRVPIDADTLQRFTLNGPENPPQKVLNENPRQKIVNGEMVPRSRRQITYNMIDPKLFKKIQKIDAFGDFGNKIQSLVRHLLYLQQNDPGSKSIVFSAWADSLTIVQQALIQNGIQSIRIDRGVRGEGPVKRFKTNPEILVLLLHGERENAGLNITCASRVFLLESVVHHGFEVQAIARIDRMGQTRPTEVYCYYAEDTVERNILDLAVRQGLSLYTKENARGSLNSSFTNNMEKQVVEGAPAYKKGASRSAAKSQKGDFISKIDDMLAVLFPHMYEDAEYLIESEPADQDVVMEDMTNVDFELQSRRSMIMTMNKSTGSVNAIAGPSKVRA